From one Melioribacteraceae bacterium genomic stretch:
- a CDS encoding aldehyde dehydrogenase family protein, with product MDFLKVLGIKDENLGASTGLKWYGQKSGDKLDVKSPVDGKHIATVYQASEEDYETVAKISHEAFLKWRRIPAPKRGEVVRLVGQQLRKFKEPLGKLVSYEMGKSLQEGLGEVQEMIDICDFSVGLSRQLYGFTMQSERPNHRMYDQYHPLGIVGTISAFNFPVAVWSWNAMIATVCGDTNIWKPSSKVPLTAIAVQNILADVIKENELPEGLFSLVIGRGKTVGERMLNDKRVPLISVTGSTSVGRHAAQVVSKRFGRTILELGGNNAIILTPNADLKIAIPAIVFGAVGTAGQRCTSTRRIILHESIYDKVKDSLLKAYATLKIGTSLDASNHVGPLIDKAAVEDFTNAIKKVKEEGGKIIFGGEVLQGEGYESGCYVKPAIAEVENHFQIVQEETFAPLLYLIKYSGEVSNAIEIQNNVVQGLSSAIFSTDVRETEEFLSAWGSDCGIANVNIGTSGAEIGGAFGGEKETGGGRESGSDAWKAYMRRQTNTINFGKELPLAQGIKFDI from the coding sequence ATGGATTTCTTAAAAGTACTTGGAATCAAAGATGAAAATCTTGGTGCATCTACTGGATTAAAGTGGTATGGACAAAAATCAGGTGATAAATTAGACGTCAAATCACCGGTTGATGGAAAACATATCGCGACAGTTTATCAAGCATCGGAAGAAGATTATGAAACCGTTGCAAAAATATCTCATGAAGCATTTCTAAAGTGGAGAAGAATACCCGCACCCAAAAGAGGTGAAGTTGTTAGACTTGTAGGACAACAATTACGAAAATTCAAAGAACCGCTTGGCAAATTAGTCTCATACGAAATGGGTAAATCTTTGCAGGAAGGATTGGGCGAAGTACAAGAGATGATTGATATTTGTGATTTTTCAGTTGGTCTTTCTCGTCAACTCTACGGTTTTACCATGCAGTCCGAAAGACCAAATCATAGAATGTATGATCAATATCATCCGCTTGGAATTGTCGGAACGATTAGCGCATTTAATTTTCCGGTTGCAGTTTGGTCGTGGAATGCAATGATTGCGACAGTCTGCGGTGATACAAACATTTGGAAACCTTCATCCAAAGTACCGTTAACTGCAATTGCAGTTCAAAACATTCTTGCTGACGTTATTAAAGAAAACGAATTGCCCGAAGGTTTATTCTCACTCGTAATTGGTAGAGGAAAAACTGTAGGCGAAAGAATGCTGAATGATAAAAGAGTTCCGTTAATTTCTGTTACTGGATCTACATCGGTTGGAAGACATGCAGCACAGGTTGTATCAAAAAGATTCGGAAGAACAATACTGGAGCTTGGCGGTAATAATGCGATAATTTTAACTCCAAATGCTGATCTTAAAATTGCTATCCCAGCAATAGTTTTTGGTGCGGTTGGAACTGCCGGACAGAGATGCACATCAACTAGAAGAATTATCTTGCATGAATCAATCTATGATAAAGTAAAAGACTCATTACTAAAAGCATACGCCACATTGAAAATCGGGACATCATTGGATGCTTCGAATCATGTTGGCCCGCTCATCGATAAAGCTGCAGTTGAAGATTTCACAAACGCAATCAAAAAAGTAAAAGAAGAAGGCGGTAAAATAATTTTTGGCGGTGAAGTTTTGCAAGGTGAAGGTTATGAATCCGGTTGTTATGTTAAACCGGCAATTGCCGAAGTAGAAAACCATTTTCAAATTGTTCAAGAAGAAACATTCGCTCCGTTACTATATTTAATTAAATATTCGGGTGAAGTCAGCAATGCTATTGAAATACAAAATAATGTTGTACAAGGACTATCATCTGCCATTTTCTCAACCGATGTAAGAGAAACAGAAGAATTCCTATCAGCATGGGGAAGTGACTGTGGAATTGCAAATGTTAACATCGGAACATCCGGTGCGGAAATCGGTGGAGCATTTGGTGGTGAAAAAGAAACCGGCGGAGGTCGTGAGTCAGGTTCTGATGCATGGAAAGCATATATGCGTCGCCAAACAAATACAATTAATTTCGGAAAAGAATTACCTCTGGCACAAGGTATTAAATTCGATATATAA
- a CDS encoding ATP-dependent 6-phosphofructokinase — MANINKIKGRIGILTGGGDVPGLNPAIRAVTIRANREGYEVIGIRRGWGGMIEMQRDDQYDNSRNYIKLTEELVNKVGRTGGTFLHSSRTRASHVPKVNVPTHLKDKYTNEINDLTDEVIKNIDYLGLDYLIPIGGDDTLSYGVHLHNQGMKVIAIPKTMDNDVPGTDYCIGFSTCVTRTIELTHMLRTSAGSHERFLVIEVFGRYAGFTALLPTMAGAANRCIIPEHKFNVEQLTELMTYDRQKNPSNYSVCLVSEGAMFDGQSDMVFENSEMDMFGHKKLGGIGDMVSSKMKELSPKFNNGQRVNVINQRLGYIVRCGDPDAIDSIVPMAFGNLALDLILENTSGRLVTLKNGRYDNEHLEVVTSFKKKVDVDKYYNTERLRPFYKSFESKPLFIMASD; from the coding sequence ATGGCAAACATCAACAAGATTAAGGGTAGGATTGGAATTTTAACCGGTGGTGGCGACGTACCCGGATTGAACCCCGCAATTCGTGCTGTAACTATACGCGCTAACAGAGAAGGTTATGAAGTTATCGGTATTCGCCGTGGTTGGGGCGGTATGATTGAAATGCAACGCGACGATCAGTACGATAATAGCAGAAACTATATTAAACTGACTGAGGAATTAGTTAACAAAGTTGGCAGAACCGGAGGAACTTTTCTTCATTCTTCAAGAACACGAGCTTCACATGTACCTAAAGTAAATGTCCCCACACATTTAAAAGACAAGTACACAAATGAAATTAATGATTTGACCGATGAAGTAATTAAGAATATCGATTATCTCGGACTCGATTACCTGATACCAATCGGCGGTGATGATACTTTAAGCTATGGTGTTCATCTTCATAATCAAGGAATGAAAGTCATTGCAATTCCTAAAACAATGGATAACGATGTGCCAGGTACAGACTATTGTATCGGGTTTAGTACTTGTGTGACTAGAACAATTGAATTAACGCATATGTTAAGAACATCTGCCGGTTCTCATGAAAGATTTTTAGTTATTGAAGTTTTCGGAAGATATGCTGGTTTTACTGCCTTGCTTCCTACAATGGCCGGAGCAGCAAACCGTTGCATTATACCGGAGCATAAGTTTAATGTTGAGCAGTTGACAGAACTAATGACTTACGACAGACAAAAAAATCCAAGCAATTACTCTGTTTGTTTAGTTTCAGAAGGCGCAATGTTTGACGGACAAAGTGATATGGTTTTTGAAAACAGTGAAATGGATATGTTCGGTCACAAAAAACTTGGCGGTATCGGCGACATGGTTTCAAGTAAAATGAAGGAACTTTCACCGAAGTTTAATAACGGACAACGTGTAAATGTAATCAATCAACGACTTGGTTATATTGTCAGATGCGGTGATCCAGATGCTATTGATTCTATTGTACCAATGGCGTTCGGGAACTTAGCTCTCGATTTAATACTTGAAAATACTTCCGGAAGATTAGTAACTCTTAAAAACGGACGATATGATAACGAACATCTTGAAGTTGTGACAAGTTTCAAGAAAAAAGTTGACGTAGATAAATATTACAATACCGAAAGACTTAGACCATTCTACAAGAGTTTTGAATCAAAACCGTTATTTATTATGGCAAGTGATTAA
- a CDS encoding pyridoxine 5'-phosphate synthase: MLFSLNVDHVAFLRNARMEVNPDPVTYALMAEQYGVDGIVVHLREDRRHINERDLRLMREMLTTKLDLEMAAVEEIIKIAIDVQPELVTIVPEKRQELTTEGGINVIDNIDHLRTTIERMHEAEIPVSLFIEPEIAQIDASAEIETDFIEIHTGNYANAVSEEDMFDELEKIRMAAKHAKKLGLGVNAGHGLNYNNMKQFIAIEDIDEVSIGQAVVARSVFVGLEKAVREMIELIRLAK; encoded by the coding sequence ATGTTATTTAGTCTGAATGTCGATCACGTTGCGTTTTTAAGAAATGCAAGAATGGAAGTCAATCCCGATCCTGTTACGTATGCTTTAATGGCAGAACAATATGGTGTTGATGGAATAGTTGTACACTTGCGTGAAGATAGAAGACATATAAACGAAAGAGATCTGCGTTTGATGCGAGAAATGTTGACTACAAAATTAGATCTTGAAATGGCTGCCGTTGAAGAGATAATCAAAATTGCAATAGATGTTCAGCCGGAATTAGTTACAATCGTTCCTGAAAAGAGGCAAGAACTCACAACAGAAGGTGGAATTAATGTAATCGATAATATTGATCATCTTAGGACAACAATTGAAAGAATGCACGAAGCCGAAATTCCGGTTTCACTTTTTATTGAACCGGAAATTGCACAGATAGACGCCTCCGCCGAAATTGAAACCGACTTTATAGAAATTCACACTGGTAATTATGCAAACGCTGTTTCGGAAGAAGATATGTTTGATGAACTCGAAAAAATAAGAATGGCCGCGAAACATGCGAAAAAATTGGGTCTTGGCGTAAATGCCGGTCACGGACTAAATTACAATAATATGAAACAATTCATAGCGATTGAAGATATTGACGAAGTAAGTATCGGTCAAGCTGTTGTCGCACGCTCTGTATTTGTCGGATTAGAAAAAGCAGTTCGAGAAATGATTGAGTTAATTCGGTTGGCTAAGTAA
- a CDS encoding bifunctional lysine ketoglutarate reductase /saccharopine dehydrogenase family protein → MKKILGIRKEIKNKWERRVTLTPTAVSELSKNFGIKTLFQLCEKRIFDDQDYIDAGAEAREILDEAEIILAVKEIPIKHILENKIYLFFSHTIKGQPYNMPLLQILIDKKCTLIDYEPIKDENDRRLVFFGRHAGYAGMVNGLSTLGKRLSALGTPNPFEKIKQAKDYPDLETAKEEIKMLGENLELPDEINPLVIGITGYGNVSIGAQKIIDLLPVTQISPSELVTVKLEKNKIYKVVFKEEDIVERIDGSNFDLEEYYNEPEKYQSKFDQYLPKVNLLVNAIYWEEKYPRLVTKEFIANNYLKNLIAIADLSCDINGSIEMTEKATLSGNPVFIYDPKTNSIEDGFRGNGIALMTVDNLPAEIPVESSEWFSKSLMPLVPKLFEADYSKDFEQLNLSDELKNACVVYKGELTPNFKYLEEYLAN, encoded by the coding sequence ATGAAAAAGATACTCGGTATAAGAAAAGAAATAAAAAATAAGTGGGAGCGAAGGGTAACCTTAACTCCCACAGCCGTATCTGAACTAAGTAAGAATTTTGGAATTAAAACTTTATTCCAATTATGTGAAAAAAGAATTTTTGACGATCAAGACTACATTGATGCCGGAGCTGAAGCGAGAGAAATTCTTGATGAAGCTGAAATCATTCTTGCCGTAAAAGAAATTCCTATAAAACATATTCTCGAGAATAAAATCTATTTATTCTTCTCTCACACGATTAAAGGGCAGCCATACAATATGCCTTTGCTTCAAATCCTCATCGATAAAAAATGCACACTTATTGATTATGAACCCATTAAAGATGAAAATGATCGAAGACTCGTTTTCTTTGGTAGACATGCCGGTTATGCCGGAATGGTTAATGGTTTGTCTACTCTCGGGAAAAGATTAAGTGCGTTAGGAACTCCAAATCCATTTGAAAAAATAAAGCAAGCAAAAGATTATCCCGACTTGGAAACAGCCAAGGAAGAAATCAAAATGTTGGGAGAAAATTTAGAATTACCTGATGAAATAAATCCGTTAGTTATAGGAATTACAGGTTATGGAAATGTATCAATCGGTGCACAAAAAATAATAGATTTACTTCCGGTGACACAAATTTCGCCAAGTGAGTTAGTTACTGTCAAGTTAGAAAAAAACAAAATCTATAAAGTTGTTTTCAAAGAAGAAGATATTGTTGAACGGATTGACGGAAGTAATTTTGACTTAGAAGAATACTACAACGAACCGGAAAAATATCAGTCTAAGTTTGATCAATATTTACCTAAGGTAAATTTATTGGTCAACGCAATTTATTGGGAAGAAAAATATCCACGATTAGTTACAAAAGAATTTATTGCAAATAATTATCTTAAAAACTTAATTGCAATTGCAGATTTAAGTTGTGACATAAACGGCTCAATAGAAATGACAGAAAAAGCAACACTTTCCGGAAATCCCGTTTTCATTTACGATCCTAAAACAAACTCAATTGAAGATGGATTTCGCGGAAACGGAATTGCGCTAATGACAGTTGATAATCTGCCCGCGGAAATTCCGGTTGAATCTTCCGAATGGTTCAGTAAATCATTGATGCCGTTAGTCCCAAAATTATTTGAAGCAGATTATTCAAAGGATTTTGAGCAATTGAATTTAAGCGATGAATTAAAAAATGCATGTGTTGTTTATAAAGGTGAGTTGACACCAAACTTTAAGTATTTGGAAGAATATTTGGCAAATTAA
- a CDS encoding aminopeptidase, giving the protein MALTKLDKASQIAIRDCMGAKKKETILVVTDELKREIGLSLYENAKSLGHEALFIEMKSREINGEEPPVYVADLMKKFDVVLCPTAKSLTHTDARRNASASGVRVATFPGITKEVMIRGLNADYKKIAALTLKLKKRLEKTNVVRVTTARGTDITLPVANRKVIPSKGLFHKKGESGNLPTGEAFLAPIEGKSEGVFIADGSFAGVGMLKTPIKIKVEKGLATEISGGREAEQLWKMISKFGDKGRNIAEFGIGTNDKAKLSGMLLEDEKVLGTVHIALGDNKSMGGKVHVPLHLDGVIKQPDVYFDDRLIMKKGKLLI; this is encoded by the coding sequence ATGGCACTAACAAAATTAGACAAAGCTTCCCAAATAGCTATAAGAGACTGTATGGGAGCTAAGAAGAAAGAAACAATTCTTGTAGTTACAGATGAGCTCAAACGCGAAATCGGATTATCACTTTATGAAAATGCGAAATCTTTAGGTCACGAAGCTTTATTTATCGAAATGAAATCACGCGAAATTAATGGTGAAGAACCACCGGTGTATGTAGCCGACCTAATGAAAAAATTTGATGTTGTTCTTTGTCCAACCGCAAAGTCATTAACACATACAGACGCTAGGAGAAATGCTTCGGCTTCGGGAGTCAGAGTTGCAACATTCCCGGGAATTACAAAAGAGGTAATGATACGCGGATTGAACGCAGACTATAAAAAAATTGCCGCTTTAACTCTTAAACTAAAAAAACGCTTGGAGAAAACTAATGTTGTGCGTGTTACTACTGCAAGAGGTACGGATATTACACTGCCTGTTGCAAATCGTAAAGTCATTCCAAGTAAAGGCTTATTTCATAAAAAAGGGGAAAGCGGTAATCTTCCAACCGGTGAAGCCTTTCTTGCTCCGATTGAAGGCAAATCTGAGGGTGTTTTTATTGCTGACGGTTCTTTTGCAGGAGTTGGAATGTTGAAAACTCCAATCAAAATAAAAGTTGAAAAAGGTCTTGCAACTGAAATTTCCGGAGGGAGAGAAGCTGAGCAATTATGGAAAATGATTTCAAAATTTGGAGATAAAGGAAGGAATATCGCAGAATTTGGAATCGGTACGAATGATAAGGCAAAATTAAGCGGAATGTTGCTAGAAGACGAAAAAGTTTTAGGGACTGTACATATTGCGCTCGGTGATAATAAAAGCATGGGCGGAAAAGTTCATGTTCCTTTACATTTGGATGGAGTGATCAAACAACCTGATGTCTATTTTGATGATAGACTTATAATGAAAAAGGGTAAACTCCTTATATAG
- a CDS encoding UvrD-helicase domain-containing protein, whose product MSKSKILETLNPAQAGAVEFNSKPHMIVAGAGSGKTKVLTHKIAYILADGFEPENILALTFTNKAANEMKERITQLVGKRAEKIWMGTFHSILARILRMEADKLNYNHNFSIYDKEDSVSLVGNLMQELEIDIEGLSANNIHHRISNLKNQMINPDEYEKDFAQTPKERQIAKVYREYNRRLKVNNAMDFDDLLLKPIELFNSNQRVLQNYRKQFKYILVDEFQDTNKAQYEIIKFFYTPRTKVCVVGDDAQSIYGWRGAHIGNMLDFERDFDKAEVFRLEQNYRSTKVILQAADSVIKNNKNQIKKTLWTENNDGEQLTILKCADEKDEAFQISKRIKKEVSQKKISLNDIAILYRVNSQSRALEEALRRDKIPYKIVGGVEFYRRKEIKDIIAYLRILANQEDEESLLRIMNFPQRGIGNTSISKMIEFARKLDLSLFTTMSRVFEVIAVKERIQKNVKQFKQLLDKYIELKDQLSIAELSSALIDELGILRIYKEENSQDSRQRYENVQELLRAIQEYQEENKDATLDNFLEEVSLIAGVDQMDESQNSVTLMTIHSSKGLEFPIVFVTGCEEDLFPLNSKFDMDANDEEERRLFYVALTRAEKKVFITYARSRYRFGEVAYQSRSRFLDEIDPATYAELNGGTGRKSGRRKKATDYDEFYQESYDDEYSQERRSVRVGSRVQHEVFGEGKIQSISGTGDSQKITIDFEEHGVKTLLIKFANLKLA is encoded by the coding sequence ATGTCGAAATCAAAGATTTTAGAAACACTTAATCCAGCCCAAGCCGGAGCGGTAGAATTCAATTCCAAACCCCATATGATTGTAGCCGGTGCAGGATCAGGAAAAACTAAGGTATTAACTCATAAAATTGCATACATTCTCGCTGATGGATTTGAACCTGAGAACATTTTAGCGCTTACATTTACAAATAAAGCCGCTAATGAAATGAAAGAAAGAATTACTCAGTTAGTTGGTAAAAGAGCAGAAAAAATATGGATGGGCACTTTCCATTCTATACTTGCTAGAATTCTTAGAATGGAAGCAGATAAATTAAATTATAATCACAATTTCTCAATATACGATAAAGAAGACTCGGTTTCTCTTGTAGGTAACCTTATGCAAGAGTTGGAAATTGATATCGAAGGATTAAGTGCGAATAATATTCATCACCGCATTAGCAATTTGAAAAATCAAATGATTAATCCGGATGAATATGAAAAGGATTTTGCCCAAACCCCAAAAGAAAGACAAATTGCAAAAGTTTATAGAGAATATAACAGAAGATTAAAAGTAAATAACGCAATGGATTTTGACGATCTATTGCTCAAACCGATTGAATTATTTAATAGCAATCAGAGAGTTTTACAGAATTATAGAAAACAATTCAAATATATCTTGGTCGATGAATTTCAAGATACTAACAAAGCTCAGTACGAAATAATTAAATTCTTTTATACACCAAGGACAAAAGTTTGCGTTGTTGGTGATGATGCTCAAAGTATTTATGGATGGCGCGGTGCACATATAGGCAACATGTTAGATTTTGAACGCGACTTTGATAAAGCCGAAGTATTTCGACTTGAACAAAATTATAGATCAACAAAAGTAATTTTACAGGCAGCAGATTCTGTTATCAAAAACAATAAGAATCAAATCAAGAAAACACTTTGGACGGAAAATAACGATGGCGAACAGCTCACAATTCTAAAATGTGCCGATGAAAAAGATGAAGCTTTTCAAATAAGTAAACGAATTAAGAAGGAAGTTTCACAAAAGAAAATTTCATTAAATGATATTGCAATTCTTTATCGTGTTAACTCACAATCAAGAGCGTTGGAAGAAGCATTAAGAAGAGATAAAATTCCATACAAAATTGTCGGTGGTGTTGAATTTTACCGTCGTAAAGAAATTAAAGATATTATCGCATACTTAAGAATTTTAGCTAACCAGGAGGATGAAGAAAGTTTGTTAAGAATAATGAACTTTCCTCAAAGAGGAATTGGAAATACGTCAATTTCGAAGATGATTGAATTTGCGCGTAAGTTGGATCTAAGTCTTTTCACTACGATGTCAAGGGTTTTCGAAGTTATTGCTGTAAAAGAAAGAATTCAAAAAAATGTTAAGCAATTCAAACAACTTTTGGACAAATACATTGAATTGAAAGACCAACTCTCGATCGCGGAATTAAGTTCAGCATTAATTGATGAATTAGGAATTCTAAGAATTTACAAAGAAGAGAACTCACAAGATTCTAGACAACGATATGAAAACGTTCAAGAATTATTGAGAGCAATTCAAGAGTATCAAGAGGAGAATAAAGATGCTACGCTCGATAATTTTCTTGAAGAGGTTTCGTTGATTGCCGGTGTGGATCAAATGGATGAATCTCAAAATAGTGTTACTCTAATGACGATTCATTCATCCAAAGGTTTAGAATTCCCGATCGTTTTTGTTACTGGCTGCGAGGAAGATTTATTCCCACTCAATTCTAAATTTGATATGGATGCAAACGATGAAGAGGAGAGAAGATTATTTTATGTCGCGTTAACTAGAGCCGAGAAAAAAGTCTTTATCACTTATGCTAGATCGAGATACAGATTTGGTGAAGTTGCTTACCAAAGTAGATCGAGGTTTTTGGATGAAATTGATCCGGCTACTTATGCCGAATTAAATGGCGGTACGGGAAGAAAATCCGGTAGAAGAAAAAAAGCAACCGACTACGATGAATTTTATCAAGAAAGTTATGATGATGAATATAGTCAAGAGAGAAGATCAGTTAGAGTCGGAAGCAGAGTTCAGCACGAAGTTTTTGGTGAAGGTAAAATTCAATCGATTTCGGGAACCGGTGATTCGCAAAAGATTACAATCGATTTTGAAGAACACGGCGTTAAAACACTTCTAATTAAATTTGCCAATCTAAAATTAGCCTAA
- a CDS encoding PqqD family protein — protein MKEILNYIPVRECSHEIKDDKVFVIYDKFEKTWFDKIIKPKKEKIARIELDEVGSFIWLNCDGKNKSEDLVKLAQEKFTDYEQIEQRVLLFLTQLESKKFIRFYTIK, from the coding sequence ATGAAAGAAATCCTGAATTATATTCCGGTTAGGGAATGTAGTCATGAAATAAAAGATGACAAAGTGTTTGTTATCTATGATAAATTTGAGAAAACATGGTTTGATAAAATCATCAAACCAAAGAAAGAAAAAATTGCTCGAATAGAACTTGATGAAGTAGGGTCTTTTATTTGGTTGAATTGTGACGGAAAAAATAAATCGGAAGATCTAGTTAAGTTAGCTCAGGAGAAATTTACAGATTACGAACAAATTGAGCAGAGAGTTTTACTATTTCTTACACAATTGGAAAGCAAAAAGTTTATTCGTTTTTACACCATTAAATGA
- a CDS encoding Rrf2 family transcriptional regulator, with amino-acid sequence MSASTKLSTSVKALSYLASKHPIPQNSSQIAEYIGTNASKLRRLMSLLTKSDIVKSTQGTSGGFLLNKDPKVLHLQEIYCAIEDRKAFHLDVNKNGGKQKNVSQTFNKYFLNLFADVQVDIENKMKKINLLSIMKQTGIKSSFK; translated from the coding sequence ATGTCAGCATCTACAAAATTATCAACATCAGTCAAAGCGTTAAGTTATTTAGCATCCAAACATCCAATTCCACAGAACAGTTCGCAGATCGCAGAATATATTGGAACAAATGCATCGAAGCTGCGAAGATTGATGTCTTTGCTGACTAAAAGTGACATCGTAAAAAGTACGCAGGGTACAAGTGGAGGATTTTTATTAAATAAAGATCCGAAAGTTTTGCATCTTCAAGAGATTTACTGCGCTATTGAAGACAGAAAAGCATTCCATTTAGATGTAAACAAAAATGGCGGTAAACAGAAAAATGTTTCACAGACATTTAATAAATATTTTTTAAATCTCTTTGCTGATGTGCAAGTTGATATCGAAAACAAAATGAAAAAAATAAACTTACTATCAATAATGAAACAAACCGGAATCAAATCATCATTTAAATGA
- a CDS encoding TIGR02757 family protein — MTKKEKLLKQKLDYHYKYFDFTKISPDPLEFLHRYNNYFDIEISALLSSVFAYGNVKQINTTLGKLHTIMYRKPSEFIQNYNPKKDYKLFNDIVHRFYTSQDIASLFSTLNKIYLTYGSLKKLFLLYYFQEEQHLKNTIHFFSRNMIEILADHKKPSRGMIFMFPDPYKGSACKRTNLLLRWMVRKDELDFGLWYEIPTNKLVIPVDTHIAKICSRLKLTKQKNVSWKMAEEITDNLKKFDENDPVKYDFAICHIGMRKMQF, encoded by the coding sequence ATGACAAAAAAAGAAAAACTCCTCAAACAAAAATTAGATTATCATTACAAGTATTTTGACTTCACAAAAATCTCACCCGATCCATTGGAATTTCTTCATCGATATAACAATTATTTTGATATAGAAATTTCAGCTTTATTATCTTCAGTCTTTGCCTATGGAAATGTTAAGCAAATCAATACAACTCTTGGAAAACTGCATACAATCATGTATCGTAAGCCTTCTGAGTTCATTCAAAATTACAATCCGAAAAAAGATTATAAATTATTTAATGATATTGTTCATAGGTTTTATACATCCCAAGATATTGCATCTCTGTTTAGTACATTAAATAAAATTTACTTGACTTATGGTTCACTAAAAAAGTTATTTCTTCTATACTATTTTCAAGAAGAACAGCATTTAAAAAATACAATTCACTTCTTCTCAAGAAATATGATTGAGATTCTGGCTGATCATAAAAAACCAAGTAGGGGAATGATATTCATGTTTCCCGATCCATATAAAGGAAGTGCATGCAAAAGGACAAATTTATTACTTAGATGGATGGTTAGAAAAGATGAACTTGATTTTGGTTTATGGTATGAAATACCCACAAATAAACTTGTAATACCGGTTGATACTCACATCGCAAAAATTTGTTCTAGATTAAAATTAACTAAACAAAAAAATGTGTCATGGAAAATGGCAGAAGAGATCACTGATAATCTTAAAAAATTTGACGAGAATGATCCTGTAAAATATGATTTTGCAATTTGCCACATCGGTATGAGAAAAATGCAATTCTAA
- a CDS encoding MFS transporter — protein MTDQHLNARKEPPKFYRWLVLVVISIAMFGNYYVYDSIAPIADILKSDLGYSDENIGQLYSFYSIAAIVVLLIGGIIIDKYGTKKSTLMFGAICSVAGIITALSPDLTIMISGRVLLGLGAEPLIVAITTALAKWFKGKELSFAFGINLTIARLGSVAADNSPSWASGVYTNWQDPLYLSAMIGLSCVVAGFTYFILEGNAEKRYSLGEAAETEKFVWSDLFKFGKSYWYIVGLCIVFYSAIFPFRSFAIKFFIEAHGESREFAGFLNSILPLSAMIATPIFGLIVDKVGKRSLFMMVGSIVLLPVYLMMVYTDISLYVPIVLMGIAFSLIPAVMWPSVAYIVKENRLGTAYSLMTLIQQVGLAGFNWMIGAANDYGGASVENPQGYEYGMWIFSVLGFFGLFFSFMLRRSEMGPGGHGLENPSGSK, from the coding sequence ATGACCGATCAACATTTGAATGCAAGAAAAGAACCACCAAAATTTTATCGATGGTTAGTTCTTGTCGTAATTAGTATTGCAATGTTTGGCAATTACTATGTATATGATAGTATTGCACCGATTGCTGATATTCTTAAATCCGATCTGGGTTATTCCGATGAAAACATTGGACAGCTTTATTCATTTTATAGCATAGCCGCGATTGTTGTTTTGTTGATTGGTGGAATCATCATTGATAAATACGGTACGAAGAAATCTACATTAATGTTCGGTGCAATTTGTTCTGTCGCCGGAATTATAACTGCTCTTTCTCCTGATTTAACCATAATGATTTCCGGTAGAGTTTTATTAGGGCTTGGTGCGGAACCACTGATCGTTGCAATCACAACTGCACTTGCAAAATGGTTTAAAGGAAAAGAACTTAGCTTTGCTTTCGGAATAAATTTAACTATAGCTCGTCTCGGTTCAGTTGCAGCCGATAATTCTCCATCTTGGGCGAGCGGTGTTTATACTAACTGGCAAGACCCGTTATATTTATCCGCAATGATCGGTTTAAGCTGCGTAGTTGCCGGATTTACATATTTCATTTTAGAAGGAAATGCTGAAAAAAGATATTCACTTGGTGAGGCTGCAGAAACCGAAAAATTTGTTTGGAGTGATTTATTCAAATTCGGGAAATCTTATTGGTACATTGTTGGTCTTTGTATCGTTTTTTACTCTGCAATTTTTCCATTCAGAAGTTTTGCGATTAAATTTTTTATTGAAGCACATGGCGAATCACGTGAGTTTGCCGGATTCTTAAACAGTATTCTTCCATTATCTGCAATGATTGCAACCCCAATTTTTGGTTTGATTGTCGATAAGGTCGGAAAGCGTTCTCTTTTCATGATGGTTGGTTCGATCGTATTATTGCCAGTGTACCTGATGATGGTTTATACAGATATTTCATTGTATGTCCCAATAGTTTTGATGGGAATTGCTTTTTCATTGATACCTGCTGTCATGTGGCCATCAGTTGCATATATTGTTAAAGAAAATAGACTAGGAACTGCCTATTCATTAATGACATTAATTCAGCAAGTCGGTTTAGCTGGATTTAATTGGATGATAGGTGCGGCTAATGATTATGGTGGTGCATCTGTAGAAAATCCACAAGGTTATGAATACGGAATGTGGATATTCTCTGTTTTAGGCTTCTTCGGTTTATTCTTCTCGTTTATGTTACGAAGAAGCGAAATGGGTCCCGGCGGACATGGTTTAGAAAATCCTTCCGGTTCGAAATGA